A genomic region of Alnus glutinosa chromosome 11, dhAlnGlut1.1, whole genome shotgun sequence contains the following coding sequences:
- the LOC133882607 gene encoding uncharacterized protein LOC133882607 isoform X2 yields MSSLAPCSRSWSISEDSLRRYVRFASESCIQELLSASDSNRAGNANDGWKVLTLENGVEISKRRSGSFHTFRSRWLLRSVSPQQFITVANAIDAAKQWDPDLVEARYIKDLEDNLSIIRLRFGDSSKPLFRNREFIVYERRETMEDGTLVVAVASLPKEIAAGLHPKQNNAIRGLLLQSGWVVEKLEDDSCMVTYVVQILQDGCPSALSID; encoded by the exons ATGAGCAGCCTTGCACCTTGCAGCCGATCTTG GTCCATAAGCGAGGATTCACTCAGAAGGTATGTGCGCTTTGCAAGTGAGAGCTGCATACAGGAGTTACTGTCAGCTTCAGACTCAAACAGGGCTGGTAATGCCAATGATGGCTGGAAGGTTCTTACTCTTGAAAACGGAGTAGAGATATCCAAACGCAGGTCTGGGTCTTTTCACACATTTCGCAGCCGTTGGCTGCTCAGATCAGTATCGCCCCAACAATTCATTACTGTTGCTAATGCCATTGATGCTGCAAAG CAATGGGACCCTGATCTGGTGGAAGCCAGGTACATAAAAGATCTTGAGGACAATCTTAGTATCATCCGGCTCAGGTTTGGTGATAGCTCTAAGCCTCTCTTTAGGAACAGAGAATTCATAGTCTACGAGCGACGTGAAACCATGGAAGACGGCACCCTG GTGGTAGCAGTTGCTTCACTGCCGAAGGAGATAGCTGCTGGATTGCATCCAAAGCAAAATAATGCAATCAGAGGACTTCTGCTTCAGTCAGGTTGGGTCGTGGAGAAACTTGAAGATGACTCCTGCATGGTCACTTACGTTGTTCAG ATCCTGCAGGATGGCTGCCCAAGTGCTTTGTCAATCGACTAA
- the LOC133882607 gene encoding uncharacterized protein LOC133882607 isoform X3, giving the protein MSSLAPCSRSWSISEDSLRRYVRFASESCIQELLSASDSNRAGNANDGWKVLTLENGVEISKRRSGSFHTFRSRWLLRSVSPQQFITVANAIDAAKQWDPDLVEARYIKDLEDNLSIIRLRFGDSSKPLFRNREFIVYERRETMEDGTLVVAVASLPKEIAAGLHPKQNNAIRGLLLQSGWVVEKLEDDSCMVTYVVQDGCPSALSID; this is encoded by the exons ATGAGCAGCCTTGCACCTTGCAGCCGATCTTG GTCCATAAGCGAGGATTCACTCAGAAGGTATGTGCGCTTTGCAAGTGAGAGCTGCATACAGGAGTTACTGTCAGCTTCAGACTCAAACAGGGCTGGTAATGCCAATGATGGCTGGAAGGTTCTTACTCTTGAAAACGGAGTAGAGATATCCAAACGCAGGTCTGGGTCTTTTCACACATTTCGCAGCCGTTGGCTGCTCAGATCAGTATCGCCCCAACAATTCATTACTGTTGCTAATGCCATTGATGCTGCAAAG CAATGGGACCCTGATCTGGTGGAAGCCAGGTACATAAAAGATCTTGAGGACAATCTTAGTATCATCCGGCTCAGGTTTGGTGATAGCTCTAAGCCTCTCTTTAGGAACAGAGAATTCATAGTCTACGAGCGACGTGAAACCATGGAAGACGGCACCCTG GTGGTAGCAGTTGCTTCACTGCCGAAGGAGATAGCTGCTGGATTGCATCCAAAGCAAAATAATGCAATCAGAGGACTTCTGCTTCAGTCAGGTTGGGTCGTGGAGAAACTTGAAGATGACTCCTGCATGGTCACTTACGTTGTTCAG GATGGCTGCCCAAGTGCTTTGTCAATCGACTAA
- the LOC133882607 gene encoding uncharacterized protein LOC133882607 isoform X1 gives MSSLAPCSRSWSISEDSLRRYVRFASESCIQELLSASDSNRAGNANDGWKVLTLENGVEISKRRSGSFHTFRSRWLLRSVSPQQFITVANAIDAAKQWDPDLVEARYIKDLEDNLSIIRLRFGDSSKPLFRNREFIVYERRETMEDGTLVVAVASLPKEIAAGLHPKQNNAIRGLLLQSGWVVEKLEDDSCMVTYVVQLDPAGWLPKCFVNRLNTKLVMIIENLRKLAQACPMEGDT, from the exons ATGAGCAGCCTTGCACCTTGCAGCCGATCTTG GTCCATAAGCGAGGATTCACTCAGAAGGTATGTGCGCTTTGCAAGTGAGAGCTGCATACAGGAGTTACTGTCAGCTTCAGACTCAAACAGGGCTGGTAATGCCAATGATGGCTGGAAGGTTCTTACTCTTGAAAACGGAGTAGAGATATCCAAACGCAGGTCTGGGTCTTTTCACACATTTCGCAGCCGTTGGCTGCTCAGATCAGTATCGCCCCAACAATTCATTACTGTTGCTAATGCCATTGATGCTGCAAAG CAATGGGACCCTGATCTGGTGGAAGCCAGGTACATAAAAGATCTTGAGGACAATCTTAGTATCATCCGGCTCAGGTTTGGTGATAGCTCTAAGCCTCTCTTTAGGAACAGAGAATTCATAGTCTACGAGCGACGTGAAACCATGGAAGACGGCACCCTG GTGGTAGCAGTTGCTTCACTGCCGAAGGAGATAGCTGCTGGATTGCATCCAAAGCAAAATAATGCAATCAGAGGACTTCTGCTTCAGTCAGGTTGGGTCGTGGAGAAACTTGAAGATGACTCCTGCATGGTCACTTACGTTGTTCAG TTAGATCCTGCAGGATGGCTGCCCAAGTGCTTTGTCAATCGACTAAACACAAAGCTGGTTATGATCATTGAAAACCTTAGGAAACTAGCTCAAGCTTGTCCCATGGAAGGTGATACATAA